CAACCCGGCCCAAGACGAAGGACGGATGCAATGAACGACGTACGGAGTGCGCCCGCCGAGGCCGAGCAGGCCGCCGCGAGCGAAGGACGGTCCGCGATCGGCGAGGTGCGTATCGACGCCCCGATCGAGGACGTGTGGCAGGCGCTCACGGACCCGGTCGAGCTGGCTCGTTGGTTCCCGCTCAACGCAAAGGTAGAGCCGGGGCCCGAAGGCTCGATCTGGATGTCCTGGCTCAACGAATTCGTGGGAACGAGCCGCATCCTGGCTTGGGAGCCACCTACGCGGCTGCTGACGACGTGGGGCGAGGTCGATGGCGGGCTGGAGCCCGGGCAGCGCACCGAGTACGTCCTTCGAGCCTCGGGCGGAAGCACCTTCCTGAGGGTGGTCACGTCGGGCTTCAGCGACGACCCGTCGTGGGACGCCTGGCTGGAGGGGACGCGGCGCGGCTGGCGCTTCGAGCTGTCCTCGCTCAAGCACTACCTGGAGAGCCACCGCGGGCAGGATCGCGAGGTGGTCTACCTGCGCCGGCGCGTGGCGCTTTCGCAGGCCGTAGCATGGGAGCGGCTGACCGGGCCCGGAGGCCTGGATCCGAGCTCCTTCGGGGGAACCGCAGTCGACGAAGAGCCGCCGGTGCAGTATGCCGCGCTGACCGAGCGGCCGCGGGGCCTTCTGCGGATGTCCATGGAGCCGTGCCACGACGGGCCGGATGGCCGCGACGTCACCCTCTGGCTGTCCGTCTGGGGAGACCACGGCGCGGACCTGAACGCGCTGAAGTCCGACTGGACGGACAGGCTCGAGCGACTGTTTCCGGAGGGCAGGTTCGCCTGAGGCTCCGGCCCCTCCCCGCTCCCAGCGATGGGACGTTTGACCGGGCGCCTCCGCCGGACCATGCTCCGGACGGGGGCGCCCGTCTCGTCGTGGGCGCGTGACGGCCAGGACCCGACCTTCCAAACGGCGGTGGCGCACCGCAGGAGTCGCGCAGGTGAGATCGAGCCAAGGCGCCACGGCGTGGGCGTTCGCGGCGGCGGCAGCGGTCGTGACAGCGGCGCCCTGTGCGCTGGGCGCGCAGCAGCCGGCGGACACCGCGGCCCCGATGGCCGGATTCGAGCGCCTGATCGGGGCGTGGCGTTCGGGGTCCACGGTGCAGGTCTTCGAATGGGGCCCCGGACGGCTCGCGGTGCGCGCGCGCTCGCACCTTACGGCCGAGGAGGGCTCCCGGCAGGTCAGCGAGGGCCTCTTCCTGCACGACCCGCTGCGCGACGAGGTGCGCGGGTACTTCGTCGCCGTCGAGATGCCCGTTTCGTACTTCGAATACTCCGTGGACTGGCAAGGCGACGTCCTGGTCGCCGAACTCACCACCACGGACGTGGAAGGGCGGACGCAGCGGTTCATCGAGCGCTGGAGCTTCGTGGAGGCGGACCGGTTCCTCTGGACGCTTCTGGCGGGCGCGGACGGCGCCGACTCCGCGCCCATCATGAGCGCGGAGTTCGAACGCGTCGTCTGGCCGCCGGAGAATCTCGACGAGGACGCACCCGAAGGAGAGCGGTGAGCTCGCCGGATCTCGCTGGTGGACAGGCCTCGCTGGCTGTTCGAGCGGTTGGCGTCGCCTCGGCTCAGGCGTCGCCCCCCTCTTCCGCCAACGGGGCCGCGAATCCGACGAGCGTCCCGCAGGGTGCCATGACGAAGATCTCGTCCATGCCGTAGAAGGTCTGCCGCCTCGGCACGACGACATCCGCGCCTGCCAGCGCCGCCACGACAGGATCCAGGTCGTCCACCTTGATGAACAGCGTGGCGACGCCGGCGGCGAGCCTGTCGGCCAGTCCCGGGTGCCCGGGCGCTTCGGCCTCGAGGTCGTCCTGGATGCTCGCGCGCGACTGATACATCACCACCACGTCACCCTTCTGCAGCATCGCGAACCCCGTCCCTTCACCATGCGGCACGGTTGCCACCACCTCGAACCCGAAGCGGTCGGTCCAGAAGGGCAGGCAGGGGTCGACGTCATCGACGGTGATGAGAGGCGTAACGTCGTTCATTGGGCCGGCCTCCGAAGGCGGGGTCGAGCGTGAGCAAAGGGGCCGGCAGGGCGACGCCCCGCCGACCCCATCGAGGTCGATGCTCAGCGCACGGTCCTACCCACCCAGCTCGAACCGCACCCGGGCGTAGTAGAAGCCGCCGTTCATGCCGAACTGCGTGACCCGGCGGCTGAACGGGAAGTTGCCGTTGCTGATGTTGGCGTCCTTGGTGTGCCCGTCCGGGAAGGTGTTGAAGATGTTATTGGCGCCCACCTGCAGCATGACGCCCTCGGCGAGATCGACGCCGATGTCGGCGTCCACCAGGAACTTGGCGCCGAAGTCTTCGTCGTTGTCAGGATTCGTAGGCCGGTACAGAACCTCGCCGAAGAAGTTGCCGCGCAGGCCCACGTTGACGTTGCCTCGATCCCAGCGCGCCGACGCCGTGGCGTTCTGCTTGGGCAGCGCGGTCTCGAGCCGGTTCTGCTCCTCGCGGTTGAACAGCACGACCGCGATCGCCGAGTCGACTCCCGCGGTGAAACGGTCGGCCATCGTCTGCGGGACGTTGATCGCCGTCACCTCGGTGTCGGTGATGTTGGCCGACCCGGTCAGGTTCAGCGTGCCGCCGTTCCAGTCGGTGACGTAGTTGATGACCAGGTCGCCGCCCACCGTCCGCGTGTCGACCGCGTTGGCGAAGAACTGCGCCTGCCCCACGCCCAGCGACGCAAACGGCGCGAGGATGTCCGCCACGTCATCCCCGATGTCGTCGTTGCCGTCCGAGAAGCGGCTGGTCAGCACGACGCGGTCGTCGATCGTGATGTAGTAGAAGTCGCCCGTGACCGACACGTTGCTCGCCGGGCGCCACGTGAATCCGCTGGACACGTTGATCGACGTCTCCTCGGTGAGCTCCGGCACGCCGAACGCCTTGGTGACCGGGCTCACGTTGTTGGCGGTGAGGACCCGCGCCGGGACCAGCTCGTTGGTGGCGGGATCGATCACGAACTGGGTGCTGACGGCGTTGAACCAGATCTGGTTCAGCGACGGCGCGCGGAAGCCGTTGCTGACGGCGGCGCGCAGCGCGAAGTCCTCGGACAGCTCGGCGCGCGCTGCGATCTTGCCCGCGAACGTCTCGCCGAAGTCGCTGTAGTTCTCGAAGCGGCCGCCCGCATCCAGTTGGAAGGCGTCCGAGAACTGGGTCTCGAGGCCTATGTAGGCCGCGACGCTGTTGCGGCTCCGGTCCACCTCGGCGGCCGTCTGGAAGCCCGGGAATACCTGCGAGCCGGACTGCTTGGGCCCGCCGCTCGAGGTCGTGTCGAAGTCGACCCCCGGAACGCTGCCGCCGTTGCCCAGCGAGAACGACTCGAACTGGCCCGCGCCGAGCTGGTAGTTCTCCATCCGGAACTCGCCGCCGGCCACCAGCGAGAGCGACTTCACCGCGCCCTCGGTGTCGATCAGGCGTACCGCGTCGAAGTTCCCCGTGGTCTCCCTATAGGCCAGGTTGCCCGCGTCGAAGGACGTGGGGCTCGCGGCACCGAGCGAGGCGTTGTTCGTGTTCTCGATGTTGAACCGGAAAGAGTTCTGTCCGTGCGCCACGCTCAGATCGAAGTCCCAGGCGCCCTTCCTGCCGCGCAGGCCGCCGGTGAAGGCGCGGTCCGTGACCTGGGTGTGGATCTCGGGCAGGAAGCCGTTCGGGAAGATCTCGAAGACGACCCGATCTTCCTGGATGGGCCGCCTGTAGAAGCCGGTCGCGATGCCGTTTCTCTGCGTGGCCCCGCCGAACACGTAGAGCTCGGCGTCGTCGGACACGGGGTAGGCGCCGTTGAAGAACGCGTGCCCCACGATCGCCTCGCCCTGCCCCGTCTTCATGCTCATTTCTTCGCGGGTAAGGCCGGCGGCGGCGATCGCGACGTCGTCGGCTTGGCGATCGTCGAAGAAGAGGGCGCCCTGGAACGGGTCGGACCGGTCGGTCCGCTCGCGGTTCAGGAACTCGCCGGTGACGTTGAAGTAGCCGGCGTCGCCGACCGGGAAGCCGAAGTTGGCGTCTGCCTTCACCTGCTCGCCGTCGCCTTCGCCCGTCAGCCCCGTCTGGACGTTGCCCACGAACGCGTCGGTCTGGCGCTTGAGCACGATGTTGATGACGCCCGCGATTGCGTCCGAGCCGTACTGCGACGAGGCGCCGTCGCGCAGCACCTCGATGCGCTCGACCGCGGCCATCGGGATGGCGTTCAGGTCGACGCCGACGGTGCCCCGCCCGAAGGTGCCGTTGACGTGGGTCAGCGCGCTGTGGTGCCGGCGCTTGCCGTTGATCAGCAGCAGCACCTGGTCGGGCCCGAGGCCCCTGAGGCTGGCCGGGTCCACGTGGTCGGTGCCGTCCGAGATGGTCTGCTTCGACGCGTTGAAGGACGGCACGATGTCGCGGATGACCTGCGCCAGCTCGGTCTGCGGCGACTCCTGAATCTCCGCCGCGGTGATGATGTCGACCGGCACGGTGGTCTCCAGCGCGGAGCGCTGCGTGCGCGTACCGGTGACGACTATCTCGTCGATGCTGAGCGCGCCCACCGATAGCTGGAAGTCCACCGTCTGGCTTTCACCGACGCCCACCGTGACGGTGCTTTCGCCGGCCTGGTAGCCCAGATACTGCGAGCGGATCGTGTAGGTGCCGGGCGGAACCCGGAGCGTGTAGCGCCCGTCCGAGCCGGTCAGGACGCCGCGCGCGGTGCCGACCACGAAGACCGGCGCCCCCACGAGCGGCTGCTGGGTTGCGGCGTCCACGACCAGGCCGGAAATCGTCGCCCCCTGTGCGGCCCCGGGTGACGCTACGGCGAGCAGCGAGAGAACGGTCAGCGTCAGATGCCGGATGCGTCTCACGGTCACCTCCTAGCGTTGGGAGAGTCCACGCCTCGACCCAGCCCGCACGGGCGCCGGTGCGAGATTGCCCTGCTGGCCGCCGCGCGCGTCCCGAGCGGCGGCCAAGGCTGCACTAATCGTTTCGCCTAAAACCACTTGCGTCAACCGCGATCACGCCGTCGGCGTATACGAACAACGGATTGACCTCCACTTCCGCGACATCCACGTGGGCGCTCAGGCAACGAGCGACGCCCCTGGCGACCGCCGTGACCGCGGCGAGATCGGCGCGTGCGGTGCCACGATAGCCGAACAGTACGGGACCGCGCCGAAGACCGCGGCAGAGGTCGATGACCTCGGCTTCGGACACCGCTCCATCCGCCCCGAGCGGGAGCAGCCCGACGTCTCCAAGGAGTTCTACGTCCGTGCCGCCCAAGCCGAGCGTCAAGATCGGCCCGTAGCTCGGGTCGCGGCGCGCGCCCACGATGAGCTCGGCGATGGGCGCGGGGTGCTGCGGCGAGATCAGCGCGCCGTCGACTTCGACCGGCAGCCCGGCTCGGCGCAGAAACGCCTCGGCGGCCGTCCGGCACTCCCGGAACGCCGTGAGGAGGCCGTCGACGTCGTCCAGGCCCAGGCGCACCGCGCCAGCCTCGGTGCGGTGCGGCAGGTGCGGGGACACGACCTTCAGGACGCGCCGGCCGTCGTGCTGCGGCAGCGCCCGGATCGCGGCCTCGTCCGCGCACAGCGCGGCCTCGCCGAAGGGAACGCCCTGGGCGGCGAGGAGCTCGCGCGCCTCGGTCTCCGAGAGCGCCGCCGCGGACCTGTCCGCGGGAGACCGCCTCTCGACCTTCGGCGCGAGCACCGCCGGCGCGGCCGGCGACGCCAACGGGGCACCGCGCTGCCACACCGCGGACACGGCGCGCAGCCCGGTCTCCAGAGAGGCGGTCACGGGCACACCGTCTTCGATCAGCCGTCGGAGGGGCGCCGGCCCCCGCGCCGCGTATAGCGAGTGAACGACCAGAGGAACGGCGCCGGCGCGTGCCGAGGCCGAGATGGCGCGCGCGGCGCGCAGCTCCTCCCCCGCGAGGTCGGCCGAGAACCGGATCGCGTATCCTCCGAAGAGACCCGTCACGAAGAGCGCCGCGCAGCCGGCGTCGCGCGCGATGAGCTCTACCGCGCGGGCCAGCACGGCCGGCTCGCGGTCCGCCGCGCCGGCCACGTCGATCGGGTTCGACACCGCTGCGGCCGGGCCCAGCAGGGCGCGCAGCGCCTCCTCCGTACGCCCGTCCAGCGCCGCCAGCGGGACCTTGTTTGCGGCGAGCTCGTCGGCCGCCAGCGTGGCGTGGCCGCCGCCGTCGGAGAGCACGACCACACCGACGGTGCGCTCGCCCCCGGTCCGACGCCGGACGGACGCGGGGGCGGGCGCCTGGAGCGCCAGCGCCTCGGCCACCGTGAGCAACTCGTCCGAGCGGCGCACCTCCACGATGCCGGCGGCCCGGGCCACGGCGCTGAAGACGTCGTAGGATCCAGCCAGGGCCCCCGTGTGCGACAGCGCGGCTCGTCGCCCCGCGTCGTGCTTTCCTCCTTTCAGGGCCACCACCGGTTTCCGCTCGGACACTCGCCTGGCCACCTTCGCGAAGGTCTCTCCCTCTCGCATCCCCTCGACGTACAACGCGATCGCCCGCGTGGGCTCGTGGTCGCCAAGGAAGTCCAGGTACTCGTGGATGGCCACGTCGGCCTCGTTGCCCGGGCCTACATATACGGAGATGCCGAGCGGCCCGGTCGAGGCCGACGTCATGAGGTCGAGCGCGAGGTTGCCCGATTGCGAAACCACCGCGAGGCCGCCGGGCGGGTGCGGCTCGCCGCCGACGAGCTGCAGGCGCCGATGGGTGTTGACCAGACCCGACGTGTTCGGCCCCACGATGCGGATACCGGTGTCCTTCGCGGCGGCCACCAGGCGGGCCTCCAGGTCGGCCCCTTCCGGCCCCGACTCGCGGAAGCCCACTGCCGGAACGACCGCCCCGCGCACGCCCGCCTCTCCGAGCGCGCGCGCTGTCTCGGGCACCTTGGCGGCGGGTAGCGCCAGGTAGGCCAGGTCCGGCGTCGACGGCAGCTCATCGATCGAGCGCGCGACGGGCAGACCCAGCAGCCCTCCGCCCCTGGGGTTCACCGGGAGGATGTCACCCTTGAAGCCCGCGTTCAGCAGGGCCGCGACGGCGTGGTGGCCGCGCTTACCGGGGTCGGCCGAGGCCCCGACGATCGCCACCGATCGGGGCTCGAAGATCGGACTCAGCGGGTGCACTGGTCGCGCGGTGTCAGGTTACTCGCCGCGAAACACCGGGTCGCGGCCCTCGGCGAAGGCCCGCACGCCCTCCTCCCAGTCCTCCGACGCCATGCACTCGGCGAGCGCCTCGGCCTCGAGTTGCAGCGCCGTCCCGGGGTCGGCGCGCGCGGCGCGATCGAGCACGCGCTTGGCGAGCCGCAGGGAGATCGGAGCGTTTGCCGCCAAGGACGCCGCTAGTCCGAGCGCGATCGCCAGCGCGGCCTCGGCGGACTCGGCCAGCCGGTTCGAGAGGCCGAGGTCGTGCGCTTCCAGGCCGGTGAAGAAGCGACCGAGAAGGATCAGCTCGGACGCGCGCGCGTAGCCCACACGGCGCGCGAGCGTATAGGAAGTGCCGCCGCCGATGAACGTGCCCAGCGCCACCTCGGGGAAGCGCAGCTTGGCGTCCGCCGCCACGACGAGCAGGTCGCAGGAAAGCGCCAGCTCCAGTCCCGCGCCTATGGCGTGCCCGTTGACCGCGGCCACGACCGGCTGCGGGAGCGTCTGGATCGCGCGGTAGACGCGCTGCCCGGTGTCGATGTAATCGCCGCGCTCGTCGGCGGTCGGTCTGCGCTCGCCGTAGGCCTTGAGGTCGGCCCCGGCGCAGAAGGCGCGGCCGGCGCCGGTGAGCACGACCGCGCCGACCTCGCCGTCGGCCGCGGTATCAGCCAGCAGGGCCTCGAGCGTGCGGTACATGTCGATGCTCACCGCGTTCAGCCGATCCGGCCGATTCAGGCGAACCGTGCGCACGCGGTCCTCGGTCTCGAAGACGACCGGAGCGGAGGTCACGCGCTCGCCGGCGAAGCCGCGGGCCGCTGCCCGGAGGCGCCTGCGCCGTCTGTCCGCCCCCTCTCGCGCGTGTCCAGGACGTGCTGGACGAACTGAATGGCCATCGCGCCCTCGCCCACGGCGGAGGCGACGCGCTTCATCGACCCGGCGCGCACGTCTCCGGCTGCGAAGACGCGCGGCAGGCTGGTCTCCAGCAGATAGGGCGGGCGTTCGAGCGGCCAACCCGGGGGCTTGCCCCCGTTCGATGAGAGGTCCGTGCCGGTGAGGATATAGCCTTGCTGATCCCGCTCCACCGCGTCCGCGAGCCATTCGGTGTGAGGCTCGGCGCCTATCAGCACGAAGAGCGCCGCCGTCTCGAGGCGCTCGGTCCGGCCGCTTGCGCGCTCCCTGACGGTGATCGCCTCCAGCCGCTCGCCACCGTTCGCGTCGACGACCTCGACGCCCGTCCGAACGCTGATCCTGGGCGACTGCTCGAGCTCGGTGATCAGGTACTGGGACATGCTCTGCTCGAGCGATTCGCCGCGCGCGAGGACGGTCACCGACGCGGCGTACTTGGCCAGATTGACGGCCGTTTGTCCGGCCGAGTTTCCTCCGCCCAACACGCACACGCGCTGATCCTGCATCGCGCGCGCCTCGCTGGCGCCCCCGCAGTAGAACACGCCCGCGCCGATGCGCTCCTCGATCTGGGGAATATCCAGGCGACGCCAGACCACTCCGGGTGCCAGTATCACGGCCCGGGCGCCGACCTCCCGACCGACCGCGACCCGGATGCGGAGCTCGCCGTCCTCCTGTCGCAGTCCGGTGGCCTCCCGCGCGAAAACCATGTTGGCGCCGAACAGCCAGGCCTGCTCGCACGCGCGACTCGCGAGGTCTTGCCCGCCGATCCCCCAGGTGAAGCCCGGGAAGTTGCGGATCCGGGAGCTCATGCCGGCCTGACCGCCCGAGACGGACTTCTCTAGAACCAGGGTGTCGTGACCCTCCGACGCCGCGTAGACGGCCGCGGTCAGGCCGGCGGGACCGGCCCCTACGATCGCTACGTCGTAGGTCCTGTCGCCGGGCAGGGTGCCGCCGCCGAAGCCCGCGATTAGCTCGGCGTCGGTGGGCTGGACCCAGACCCGGCCGTCGTGCCGCATCACGACCGGCAGCCGGGATTCGTCGACGCCGGCTTCTTCGAGCAGCTCGCGGCCCGCTGCGGAGTCGTCCTCGTAGAACCCGAAGGGCATGTTGATGCGGCTGAGCATGTCCCGGATCTCCAGAGCGCGCGCGCTCTGTTTCGGTCCGACGACGCGGTACATCATGAAGCTCGGTTCGTGCCCGGCCGACCACGACGCGAGGAACTCGCTGACCGCCGGATAGAGCGCCTGTACCGGATTCCAAGGCCGCGCCAGGTGGTAGTCGATCTGGCCGAGGGTCATCGCTTCCACGGTGGGATTCTCCGCCGTGTAATCCCGCTCGATCAGTAGGATCCGCTTGGCGTGCTGGTGAACGGCGTGTGCGCGGGTCAGGAAGTCGACGCCGGACAGCCCGGCCAGCTCCTGATCGGCGATCAGGAGCGCGACTGGAGCCGACTCGGACGCCAGCGACCCGAGGGTTGCCATCCCCGCCTCCGGGTCGCGCGCGGCGAGGATCCGGCAGTCGTTGCCAAACCTGCGCTCCAGGTCGCTCTGCAACTGGCCCAGGACGGACTCTTCGGAGACCGCCAGGAAGATTATCGGTTGTTCCATGCGTCCCCCGGGCGAGTGCGTCAGCCCGATGCCATGGGCACGAAGTAGGTGCGATCCGCCCAGCTGAAGGTCATGCGGCCGCCCGACTCGTCGCCCTCGATGCCGATCGTGAAGCGCTCGAAGGGCTCGGCGCTGGTCTCCCACTCCATCGGTACGCGCACGAAGTCCTGGGCCTCGTCGTACACAGTACCCCACTGGCCGGTCTGCGAGTTGATGATCAGCTCCGCGCTGTCGCTGGTGTAGGTGGACCACAGCGTGTACTCGCCCGCCGGGATCGTCGCCCCGCCGATCTGCACGTCCGCCGTCGTCCAGAACATCGTGGCCGAGTTGGCTCCGGTACGCCACGTCACGTCGTACGGAACCAACGCCCCCCAGATCTCACGGCCCCGCATCGCGGGCTGCGAATACGCCACCTCCAACTCGCTCCCGGCGACCGCCGCCCGCGTGGTGTCGGCCGGCGACGGCACTCCCAGTCCCTCTCCAGCCGCGTCTCGCGCGCCGAAGTCCGCCGCCAGCGCTTCCAGATCGAGCGCGGTCGACGCCGCGTCGGACTCCAGCTTCACGGTCGTTTCGCGTCCGGTGACCCTCTCGAGCACGCCATCGGCCGAGCGCACCACCAGGATCGGGTTGCCGAAGTACAGAACCGCGACGGTGTCCCCGCCCCGCCTCACGAGCCCCGAACCCGTGGGCCGACTCGCCAGCGGATTGATGAAGCTCAGCGGCAGCTCGTCGGCGTCGGCGAGGCGCTTCGTGACCAACTCCAGGATGCTGGGAGGGGCCGGGATGTTGGGCGGAATGGGCGTGGCGCCTGGCGGCAGGGATATCGCCGACCTGGTGGTGTCGGAGCCGGTAACGACCACGACGTCCGCGCTGTCGCCGCGAGCCGTGTACTCGTAGGATCGCGCGGACCCCGCACCGGCGTTGGTTGCGGGTGTCGACAGCGTGCCGGTGAGCCGTCGGATCCCGCCCTCGCCGTCCAGCTCGGCGGTGTAGCTGTGCACCCGCGTGAGGGGAGTGCGCACGATCCAGGTGCCTTCGATACGATCCCCGGTGACCGTAAAGCGCTCGATACTGATGGTGTCGGCTCCGAGCATCTGCACGAACGTGCGCTCCAGGCCGGTGTCAGCGGCCGGGGCGCAGGAGGTAGCCACGACGGCGAGCGCCGCGGCGAGCACGTAAACGGGAATGGGACGCATGCGAATAGCCTCCTGGCTGAGGGTCGAGGCGACGGTACGCGTAGTCGAGCGGGGCGGCAAGCCGCGCCAATTCGGTGGGCGGCTCAGGCGGGCGTGGCCTTACCTCAGCTTGGCCCACGGCGCGGCCGGACTCCTCGCGGACGCCATCCTGGCCCGAGCGCTCAGCGCACGATGACCGGCTGGGCGGCGGTGGGGGTCGCCGCGCCCCCCGCCGGGTCCGCCGACCCGCCCTCGACGGCCGCGCTAGCGGCGGCGAGCTGGTCGGCCAGCGCCGCCGCCCCGGTGCCTCCGGCGGCGCGTTTGCGCGCCACCGACCGCGCGGGATCCAGCAATTCAGCCAGCCGCAAGCCTGTCGCGCGCGGGCCGAGCTCCGCCAGCGCATCGTCCCCCAGCGCCGCCAGGGGCACGCCGCCGGCCTCCGCCCGGCGTACGAGCGCGCCCACCGCCCCGTGCGCTTCCCGGAACGGCACGCCCCGCTCCACGAGGGCGTCCGCCACGTCGGTCGCCAGCATGGCCGAGTCGACCGCGGCTGCGCACCTGCCCGCGTCCATGGCCAGCGTGGCCACCGTTCCCGTGACCGCCGGCAGAACATCCGCCAGCGAGTCGAAGGCCCGCAGCAGCGCCTCCTTGTCCTCCTGCAGGTCCTTGTTGTAGCCGCTGGGCAGCGCCTTGAGCATCGACAGCAGGCCGGTCAGGTCGCCGATCGCGCGAGCCGCGCGCGCGCGCGCCAGCTCCAGCGCGTCCGGATTGCGCTTCTGCGGCATCAGTGACGATCCGGTCGAGAAGCGCTCCGAGAGCCTGACGAACCCGAACTCCGACGACGCGTAGGTGATCAGATCTTCGGCCAACCGGGACAGGTGCACGCCCAGCAGCGCCGTCACGAACAGGAGCTCGGCCGCCCAGTCGCGATCACCCACGGCGTCGATGCTGTTGGGCGACACGGTGCGAAATCCGAGGACTTCCTTGAGCAGAACGCGGTCCACCGGGAAGCCGCTGCCGGCCACGGCGCCCGAGCCGAGCGGCAGCGCGGCGACCCGCTGGCACGCCTCGGCCAGGCGCTCGCGGTCGCGCGCGAGCGGCCACAGGTGAGACAGGAGCCAGTGCGCGGCCGACACCGGCTGCGCGCGCTGCAGGTGGGTGTAGGCGGGCATCAACAGGTCCGCGCTGGCCTCGGCCTGCGCCAGCAGAGCGCCC
The window above is part of the Gemmatimonadota bacterium genome. Proteins encoded here:
- a CDS encoding SRPBCC domain-containing protein → MNDVRSAPAEAEQAAASEGRSAIGEVRIDAPIEDVWQALTDPVELARWFPLNAKVEPGPEGSIWMSWLNEFVGTSRILAWEPPTRLLTTWGEVDGGLEPGQRTEYVLRASGGSTFLRVVTSGFSDDPSWDAWLEGTRRGWRFELSSLKHYLESHRGQDREVVYLRRRVALSQAVAWERLTGPGGLDPSSFGGTAVDEEPPVQYAALTERPRGLLRMSMEPCHDGPDGRDVTLWLSVWGDHGADLNALKSDWTDRLERLFPEGRFA
- a CDS encoding VOC family protein, encoding MNDVTPLITVDDVDPCLPFWTDRFGFEVVATVPHGEGTGFAMLQKGDVVVMYQSRASIQDDLEAEAPGHPGLADRLAAGVATLFIKVDDLDPVVAALAGADVVVPRRQTFYGMDEIFVMAPCGTLVGFAAPLAEEGGDA
- a CDS encoding TonB-dependent receptor; its protein translation is MRRIRHLTLTVLSLLAVASPGAAQGATISGLVVDAATQQPLVGAPVFVVGTARGVLTGSDGRYTLRVPPGTYTIRSQYLGYQAGESTVTVGVGESQTVDFQLSVGALSIDEIVVTGTRTQRSALETTVPVDIITAAEIQESPQTELAQVIRDIVPSFNASKQTISDGTDHVDPASLRGLGPDQVLLLINGKRRHHSALTHVNGTFGRGTVGVDLNAIPMAAVERIEVLRDGASSQYGSDAIAGVINIVLKRQTDAFVGNVQTGLTGEGDGEQVKADANFGFPVGDAGYFNVTGEFLNRERTDRSDPFQGALFFDDRQADDVAIAAAGLTREEMSMKTGQGEAIVGHAFFNGAYPVSDDAELYVFGGATQRNGIATGFYRRPIQEDRVVFEIFPNGFLPEIHTQVTDRAFTGGLRGRKGAWDFDLSVAHGQNSFRFNIENTNNASLGAASPTSFDAGNLAYRETTGNFDAVRLIDTEGAVKSLSLVAGGEFRMENYQLGAGQFESFSLGNGGSVPGVDFDTTSSGGPKQSGSQVFPGFQTAAEVDRSRNSVAAYIGLETQFSDAFQLDAGGRFENYSDFGETFAGKIAARAELSEDFALRAAVSNGFRAPSLNQIWFNAVSTQFVIDPATNELVPARVLTANNVSPVTKAFGVPELTEETSINVSSGFTWRPASNVSVTGDFYYITIDDRVVLTSRFSDGNDDIGDDVADILAPFASLGVGQAQFFANAVDTRTVGGDLVINYVTDWNGGTLNLTGSANITDTEVTAINVPQTMADRFTAGVDSAIAVVLFNREEQNRLETALPKQNATASARWDRGNVNVGLRGNFFGEVLYRPTNPDNDEDFGAKFLVDADIGVDLAEGVMLQVGANNIFNTFPDGHTKDANISNGNFPFSRRVTQFGMNGGFYYARVRFELGG
- a CDS encoding acetate--CoA ligase family protein, with the protein product MAIVGASADPGKRGHHAVAALLNAGFKGDILPVNPRGGGLLGLPVARSIDELPSTPDLAYLALPAAKVPETARALGEAGVRGAVVPAVGFRESGPEGADLEARLVAAAKDTGIRIVGPNTSGLVNTHRRLQLVGGEPHPPGGLAVVSQSGNLALDLMTSASTGPLGISVYVGPGNEADVAIHEYLDFLGDHEPTRAIALYVEGMREGETFAKVARRVSERKPVVALKGGKHDAGRRAALSHTGALAGSYDVFSAVARAAGIVEVRRSDELLTVAEALALQAPAPASVRRRTGGERTVGVVVLSDGGGHATLAADELAANKVPLAALDGRTEEALRALLGPAAAVSNPIDVAGAADREPAVLARAVELIARDAGCAALFVTGLFGGYAIRFSADLAGEELRAARAISASARAGAVPLVVHSLYAARGPAPLRRLIEDGVPVTASLETGLRAVSAVWQRGAPLASPAAPAVLAPKVERRSPADRSAAALSETEARELLAAQGVPFGEAALCADEAAIRALPQHDGRRVLKVVSPHLPHRTEAGAVRLGLDDVDGLLTAFRECRTAAEAFLRRAGLPVEVDGALISPQHPAPIAELIVGARRDPSYGPILTLGLGGTDVELLGDVGLLPLGADGAVSEAEVIDLCRGLRRGPVLFGYRGTARADLAAVTAVARGVARCLSAHVDVAEVEVNPLFVYADGVIAVDASGFRRND
- a CDS encoding enoyl-CoA hydratase/isomerase family protein, which translates into the protein MTSAPVVFETEDRVRTVRLNRPDRLNAVSIDMYRTLEALLADTAADGEVGAVVLTGAGRAFCAGADLKAYGERRPTADERGDYIDTGQRVYRAIQTLPQPVVAAVNGHAIGAGLELALSCDLLVVAADAKLRFPEVALGTFIGGGTSYTLARRVGYARASELILLGRFFTGLEAHDLGLSNRLAESAEAALAIALGLAASLAANAPISLRLAKRVLDRAARADPGTALQLEAEALAECMASEDWEEGVRAFAEGRDPVFRGE
- a CDS encoding FAD-dependent oxidoreductase, yielding MEQPIIFLAVSEESVLGQLQSDLERRFGNDCRILAARDPEAGMATLGSLASESAPVALLIADQELAGLSGVDFLTRAHAVHQHAKRILLIERDYTAENPTVEAMTLGQIDYHLARPWNPVQALYPAVSEFLASWSAGHEPSFMMYRVVGPKQSARALEIRDMLSRINMPFGFYEDDSAAGRELLEEAGVDESRLPVVMRHDGRVWVQPTDAELIAGFGGGTLPGDRTYDVAIVGAGPAGLTAAVYAASEGHDTLVLEKSVSGGQAGMSSRIRNFPGFTWGIGGQDLASRACEQAWLFGANMVFAREATGLRQEDGELRIRVAVGREVGARAVILAPGVVWRRLDIPQIEERIGAGVFYCGGASEARAMQDQRVCVLGGGNSAGQTAVNLAKYAASVTVLARGESLEQSMSQYLITELEQSPRISVRTGVEVVDANGGERLEAITVRERASGRTERLETAALFVLIGAEPHTEWLADAVERDQQGYILTGTDLSSNGGKPPGWPLERPPYLLETSLPRVFAAGDVRAGSMKRVASAVGEGAMAIQFVQHVLDTRERGRTDGAGASGQRPAASPASA
- a CDS encoding DUF2911 domain-containing protein, giving the protein MRPIPVYVLAAALAVVATSCAPAADTGLERTFVQMLGADTISIERFTVTGDRIEGTWIVRTPLTRVHSYTAELDGEGGIRRLTGTLSTPATNAGAGSARSYEYTARGDSADVVVVTGSDTTRSAISLPPGATPIPPNIPAPPSILELVTKRLADADELPLSFINPLASRPTGSGLVRRGGDTVAVLYFGNPILVVRSADGVLERVTGRETTVKLESDAASTALDLEALAADFGARDAAGEGLGVPSPADTTRAAVAGSELEVAYSQPAMRGREIWGALVPYDVTWRTGANSATMFWTTADVQIGGATIPAGEYTLWSTYTSDSAELIINSQTGQWGTVYDEAQDFVRVPMEWETSAEPFERFTIGIEGDESGGRMTFSWADRTYFVPMASG